ATTCTGAAACGGGACCTTTCGATACCGCTTTGCGTTGTTGGTGATGACCATCCGCCGTTGCGGTTGATCGGTGTTAGGCATGGCTATCACATTTATGTGAACACCGCTTGGCAAGGTGCACCCTCAGTGAACTAGCTCTTCGCAACTCCGATAACGGAAGTTCCTTTCCATTTCCGTGGAAGCACAAGGAACTCGACGTAGAAGAACAGGCCAAGTACGTAATTGAAAAGTTCGGCAAGCCAATTCTTGGGCACATTGAAGCCAACCTCACGTTCACCTTTCGACTTCAGCAACAGCCGCGCTGCGGGGTACAGGCCATGAAAGACGTAGCTCACATACGAACTGCTTGTATTTCCGGTGCGCAGATGATCAGTCAGCATTTCAAGATCATAGCGCCGGAAGTGTTTATTGAACCGATCGAAATTGCTGAACAGTTCTTGTCGAGCAGGCACGGTTGCCAGAACACATTCCGCATTCGGCAGCTTCTTCCGTACCATGGCCAAAAAGGCAATGGGATCTTCAATGTGTTCGATCACATCCAGAAGCAAGATGCTCCGTATCTTCGCGCAGACCGCTGGGTCCATGTCCAGCACATCTGCTCCGGTCTTTACGAATGTTGCTACGCTTGGGAGCGCTTTCACTGGTGCCAATTCTATTCCGGTAATGTCGAAGCCATCATTGCGCAAGTACTCCACCACAACACCTTTTCCGCAACCGATCTCCAACATCGGACCTACAGCATTCACTTTGCGCAGGGTGCGCGCAATGACCTTATTCCGGCAACGGCTCCAATAATGCCGTTCCACACCGAGCGGGTAAAGCTTATCGAATTGTTCTTCGGAGAACGCGGTATCCTTTGGATCACTCACCGGTAGTGCGTTCAATGATGTAACGGGGGCGTTGCTTCACCTCTTGGTAGATCTTACCGATGTACTCACCTATGATGCCGAGACTCGTGATGATCATCGCAGAAAAGATGGTAATGATCAAGAGTGTTGAAGCCCACCCTTGTATGGCTTGCCCAGCGAACAAGCCCCATATAACCCATACTGCAACACCAATACCCATGAACATCATTGCGATACCGAGGTAGAAAACCAATTTGAGTGGTGTGGTCGTGAATGAAGTGATCCCTTGCCACGCCAAGCTCATCAACTTCCGGTAGCTGTATTTGGACTCACCGGCATGACGTTCTTTACGCACGTACTCCACTTCCGCAGAAGGATATCCGATCAAAGGGAATAGGCCGCGCAGATAAATATTTGCTTCATTGAACCGTTCCAGATCAGCGATCACTTTGGAATCCGCGGACCGGAAATCGGCATGGCCTTTAATGGCACGTTCATTCATTTTGCGGATCAGGCTGTAGTACAACTTTGCTGCGATCTGCTTTCCGAACGAATCCACTTGCCGATCCAAACGAACGCCATACACAACACGTTTTCCGGCGTGGTGCAACTTCACCATTTTGGAGATCACCGAAACATCATCCTGCAGGTCAGCATCCATGGAGATGAGGATATCGGCATGCGTGCGTTCCGTAAAGAGCCCGGCGAT
This genomic stretch from Flavobacteriales bacterium harbors:
- a CDS encoding class I SAM-dependent methyltransferase, with protein sequence MNALPVSDPKDTAFSEEQFDKLYPLGVERHYWSRCRNKVIARTLRKVNAVGPMLEIGCGKGVVVEYLRNDGFDITGIELAPVKALPSVATFVKTGADVLDMDPAVCAKIRSILLLDVIEHIEDPIAFLAMVRKKLPNAECVLATVPARQELFSNFDRFNKHFRRYDLEMLTDHLRTGNTSSSYVSYVFHGLYPAARLLLKSKGEREVGFNVPKNWLAELFNYVLGLFFYVEFLVLPRKWKGTSVIGVAKS
- a CDS encoding glycosyltransferase family 2 protein, which gives rise to MPGPTDLHTVPAKALRVCMVVPCYNEAGVLQHTTEVLLKEMTSLAVEGYATADSYVCCVDDGSRDTTWKEIEVLSKNNARIKGLKLSANFGHQNAVIAGLFTERTHADILISMDADLQDDVSVISKMVKLHHAGKRVVYGVRLDRQVDSFGKQIAAKLYYSLIRKMNERAIKGHADFRSADSKVIADLERFNEANIYLRGLFPLIGYPSAEVEYVRKERHAGESKYSYRKLMSLAWQGITSFTTTPLKLVFYLGIAMMFMGIGVAVWVIWGLFAGQAIQGWASTLLIITIFSAMIITSLGIIGEYIGKIYQEVKQRPRYIIERTTGE